In one Terriglobales bacterium genomic region, the following are encoded:
- the coaBC gene encoding bifunctional phosphopantothenoylcysteine decarboxylase/phosphopantothenate--cysteine ligase CoaBC, whose amino-acid sequence MKVGLGVSGGIAAYKAAEILRLLQDRGVRVQVIMTRGAQEFVRPLTFAALSGEKVITDLFPAPGRDPDTDAAVEHIAIAQSLDALLVAPATADVLAKFAHGLADDFLTTVFLAATAPVVVAPAMNINMWQNPATRANIALLEKRGVRVVEPGSGYQACGMIGPGRLAGNEAIVGAVMEALGARQDLKGETVLITAGPTREPIDPVRYIGNRSSGRMGYALAEAALRRGARVIVVSGPVAIAPPSGAEIVNVETTEQMRRAVLDRIPEATIVIKAAAVADYRPRAVSGHKLKRSSAELNIELEPTEDILAEAAAQAGSRLLIGFAAETENVIENARKKLASKKIDAVVVNDVSRKDIGFDSERNAVTIITAEGTTEVPENTKFEVAQRVLDAVVRLKTKQPATR is encoded by the coding sequence ATGAAGGTCGGGCTCGGCGTCAGCGGCGGCATAGCGGCCTACAAAGCGGCGGAAATTCTGCGCCTTTTGCAGGACCGCGGCGTGCGCGTGCAGGTGATCATGACGCGCGGCGCGCAGGAGTTCGTGCGCCCGCTGACGTTTGCCGCGCTCTCGGGCGAGAAGGTGATCACCGACCTGTTCCCTGCTCCGGGCCGCGACCCGGACACCGACGCCGCGGTGGAGCACATCGCCATCGCGCAGTCGCTCGACGCGCTGCTGGTGGCGCCCGCGACAGCCGACGTTCTGGCGAAATTCGCGCACGGACTGGCCGACGATTTCCTGACGACAGTTTTTCTCGCCGCAACCGCTCCGGTCGTGGTAGCGCCGGCGATGAACATCAACATGTGGCAGAACCCGGCGACGCGCGCCAACATCGCGCTGCTGGAAAAGCGCGGCGTTCGCGTGGTGGAGCCGGGTTCGGGTTACCAGGCCTGCGGGATGATCGGGCCGGGACGGCTGGCCGGCAACGAAGCGATTGTCGGCGCGGTGATGGAAGCGCTCGGCGCCAGACAAGATTTGAAGGGCGAGACTGTGCTGATCACCGCCGGGCCGACGCGCGAGCCGATTGACCCGGTGCGCTACATCGGCAATCGCTCCAGCGGCAGGATGGGATACGCGCTGGCCGAAGCTGCCCTGCGCCGCGGCGCGCGCGTGATTGTCGTCTCCGGGCCGGTGGCGATTGCGCCGCCCAGCGGCGCTGAGATTGTGAATGTAGAAACAACCGAGCAAATGCGCCGCGCCGTGCTCGATCGCATTCCGGAAGCGACTATCGTCATCAAGGCCGCTGCGGTGGCCGACTACCGGCCGCGCGCCGTCTCCGGACACAAGCTGAAGCGCAGCAGCGCGGAGCTGAACATTGAGCTGGAACCGACGGAAGACATCCTGGCCGAAGCCGCGGCGCAGGCCGGCTCGCGGCTGCTGATCGGCTTCGCCGCCGAAACCGAAAACGTAATCGAGAACGCGCGCAAGAAGCTCGCCTCGAAGAAAATTGACGCGGTTGTGGTGAATGACGTTTCGCGCAAGGACATTGGCTTCGACTCCGAGCGCAACGCGGTCACCATCATCACAGCCGAGGGGACAACCGAGGTCCCCGAAAACACCAAGTTTGAGGTCGCGCAGCGCGTACTCGACGCGGTGGTGAGGCTCAAGACGAAGCAGCCAGCCACGAGGTAG
- the rpoZ gene encoding DNA-directed RNA polymerase subunit omega, producing MKLMDGFDSNYRYILVAARRARQIQSGARPMVEISSRKPCRIAREEIKAGKVKWTLEPAKRPVEVVSEMLDRAMSQS from the coding sequence ATGAAGTTGATGGATGGATTCGACAGCAACTACCGCTACATCCTGGTGGCGGCACGTCGCGCGCGCCAGATCCAGTCGGGCGCACGGCCCATGGTTGAAATTTCGTCGCGCAAGCCTTGCCGCATCGCGCGCGAAGAGATCAAGGCCGGCAAAGTGAAGTGGACGCTGGAGCCGGCCAAGCGCCCGGTCGAAGTGGTGAGCGAAATGCTCGACCGCGCCATGTCGCAGAGCTAG
- the gmk gene encoding guanylate kinase, producing MTDLFIISAPSGSGKSTLVNELRKSVPNLDFSISYTTRPPRGSERDGHEYFFVTREKFEDMVRRDQFLEHAEVFGHYYGTARRFLEQAQASGHDLLLDIDVQGAAQVKQKFPDAVSIFVLPPSRAELERRLRKRSQAEHVADNGVIERRLRTATKEIENYSKYDYILVNDRLEQSTDLLEAIVLSERLQRSGKPLTPEQQSMVETARRLLLPNAQPQIRAILASFRPQEP from the coding sequence ATGACCGATCTCTTCATCATCTCGGCGCCCTCCGGCTCGGGCAAATCCACGCTGGTGAACGAGCTGCGCAAGAGCGTCCCCAACCTGGACTTTTCCATTTCCTACACCACGCGGCCGCCGCGCGGCAGCGAGCGCGACGGGCACGAGTACTTCTTCGTCACACGCGAGAAATTCGAAGACATGGTCCGGCGCGACCAGTTCCTGGAGCACGCCGAGGTGTTTGGCCACTACTACGGCACGGCGCGCCGGTTCCTGGAACAGGCGCAGGCGAGCGGACACGACCTGCTGCTCGACATCGACGTGCAGGGCGCTGCACAGGTGAAGCAGAAGTTTCCCGATGCGGTGAGCATCTTCGTGCTGCCGCCGTCGCGTGCCGAATTGGAACGCCGGCTGCGCAAGCGCAGCCAGGCCGAACACGTTGCCGACAACGGCGTGATCGAGCGGCGGCTGCGCACGGCGACGAAAGAGATTGAGAATTACTCGAAATACGACTATATTCTCGTCAACGATCGCCTGGAACAATCCACCGACCTGCTGGAAGCCATAGTGTTGTCTGAACGCCTGCAACGCTCCGGCAAACCGCTCACCCCCGAGCAGCAGAGCATGGTGGAAACAGCCCGCCGCCTGCTGCTGCCGAACGCGCAGCCCCAGATTCGGGCCATCCTGGCATCGTTCCGGCCCCAGGAACCCTGA
- a CDS encoding YicC/YloC family endoribonuclease: MAIRSMTGFAQVKGQVATSPGGAALNYTVSLKSVNHRFLDLHLRLPSESDGLEMKLRRLLKEKLARGHVELTLSLEQAGADGFALNRPLVAGYIAAFRAAAREFGVASEPDLNVVLRLPGAMGPAGASMDEGTESAVLASTSDAIARLNHMREEEGRSMERELRERMARLREAVGQIEKLRGVVLRAHLDKLQTRMKELVVQADPDRLLQEAALLAERGDIQEELVRMNTHIDHFLGLLSADGEIGKKLDFLLQEMNREANTLLSKTSGVVGEALRLTELGLAMKSEVEKSREQAQNIE, encoded by the coding sequence ATGGCAATCCGTTCCATGACCGGGTTCGCGCAGGTGAAGGGACAGGTTGCGACTTCACCCGGCGGCGCGGCGCTGAACTACACCGTGTCGCTCAAGTCGGTGAACCACCGCTTCCTCGATCTCCATCTGCGGCTGCCCTCCGAGAGCGATGGCCTGGAGATGAAGCTGCGCCGCCTGCTGAAAGAGAAGCTGGCGCGCGGCCACGTGGAACTCACGCTCTCGCTGGAGCAGGCTGGGGCGGACGGATTCGCCCTGAATCGGCCGCTGGTGGCCGGCTACATTGCGGCTTTTCGCGCGGCGGCCAGGGAATTCGGGGTGGCGTCGGAGCCAGACTTGAACGTGGTCCTGCGGCTGCCCGGAGCGATGGGCCCGGCGGGCGCGTCCATGGATGAGGGTACCGAGTCCGCGGTGCTGGCCTCGACCAGCGATGCCATCGCGCGCCTGAACCACATGCGCGAAGAAGAAGGGCGCAGCATGGAACGCGAGCTGCGCGAGCGCATGGCGCGGCTGCGCGAGGCCGTGGGCCAAATCGAAAAGCTGCGCGGCGTGGTGCTGCGCGCGCACCTGGACAAGCTGCAGACGCGGATGAAGGAGCTTGTCGTCCAGGCAGATCCCGATCGCCTGCTGCAGGAAGCCGCGCTGCTGGCCGAACGCGGCGACATCCAGGAAGAACTGGTGCGCATGAACACGCACATCGATCACTTCCTGGGACTGCTCTCCGCCGACGGCGAAATCGGCAAAAAACTCGACTTCCTGTTGCAGGAGATGAACCGCGAAGCCAACACGCTGCTCTCCAAGACTTCAGGCGTGGTGGGCGAGGCGCTGCGGCTGACCGAGCTTGGGCTGGCCATGAAGTCGGAGGTGGAGAAATCGCGCGAGCAGGCACAGAACATTGAATAA
- a CDS encoding ABC transporter ATP-binding protein: MRQLTRLLRYVRPYMLHLAASVFLMSLVGLLDAFRVLLIGPVLDQVLNPASKATSLRLFTLPGTNVSLDLRQLVPDRFHNAWTVVAFALVASTVLKGVFDYAGTYLVNYAGFGTITDLRDDLYGAILRRSVAFFHRNPTGQLLSTIVNDIERVQFAMSQVLAELLQQLFTLIFTAGVVVLLGGKLAWVLLLFVPVILVSARRIGTRVRQSTRRGQDRLAEIQNILHETITGNRIVKAFGMELWETVRFRGAARRLFRANLRSVSAAAISSPLMDVLGAAAIAVLLLLGRDQIRSGVFTTGTFLAFIVAVFKLYEPVRKFALFYNNFQQALGASSSIFEVMDERDDVKERPGAHTLPAFGASVVFENVGFAYSDDESRDVLRDVNLNVRKGEVVALVGSSGAGKSTLVHLIPRFFDVSSGRLLIDGHDVREVTLASLRAQIGIVTQETILFNDTVRNNIAYGQPHVSSDAVLAASRAALAHDFITALPQGYDTVIGERGVRLSGGERQRLAIARALLKNAPILILDEATSSLDTESEALVQSALQNLMEGRTVFVIAHRLTTVRRADRIVVLEGGTIADVGSHEDLLARFGTYRRLYDLQFVEMDAPKNGDTLGVPAPPMNAPVGERKR, translated from the coding sequence ATGCGCCAGCTAACCCGCCTGCTGCGCTACGTCCGGCCCTACATGCTGCACCTGGCGGCTTCTGTGTTCCTGATGTCGCTGGTGGGGCTGCTCGATGCATTTCGCGTGCTGCTGATCGGCCCGGTGCTTGACCAGGTGCTCAACCCGGCGTCGAAGGCGACTTCCCTGCGCCTTTTCACGCTGCCGGGGACAAACGTTTCGCTCGACCTGCGGCAGCTGGTGCCCGATCGCTTCCACAACGCATGGACGGTGGTGGCGTTCGCGCTGGTCGCCTCCACCGTGCTCAAGGGCGTTTTCGACTACGCCGGCACCTACCTGGTGAACTACGCCGGCTTCGGCACGATCACCGACCTGCGCGACGACCTGTACGGCGCCATCCTGCGGCGCTCGGTGGCGTTCTTCCATCGCAATCCGACGGGGCAACTGCTCTCCACCATCGTCAACGACATTGAGCGCGTGCAGTTCGCCATGTCGCAGGTGCTGGCGGAGCTGCTGCAGCAACTGTTCACGCTGATCTTCACGGCCGGCGTGGTGGTGCTGCTGGGCGGCAAGCTGGCGTGGGTGCTGCTGCTGTTCGTGCCGGTGATCCTGGTGTCGGCGCGGCGCATCGGGACGCGGGTGCGGCAATCCACGCGCCGCGGGCAGGACCGGCTGGCTGAGATTCAGAACATCCTGCACGAAACCATCACCGGCAACCGCATCGTGAAGGCCTTCGGGATGGAGCTGTGGGAGACGGTGCGCTTCCGCGGCGCGGCGCGGCGGCTCTTCCGTGCCAACCTGCGCTCGGTGTCGGCGGCGGCCATCAGCTCGCCGCTCATGGACGTGCTGGGCGCGGCGGCCATTGCCGTGCTCCTGCTGCTCGGGCGCGACCAGATCCGCAGCGGCGTGTTCACCACCGGCACGTTCCTGGCGTTCATTGTGGCCGTCTTCAAACTCTATGAACCGGTGCGCAAGTTTGCGCTCTTCTACAACAACTTCCAGCAGGCGCTGGGAGCCTCGTCGTCCATCTTCGAAGTGATGGACGAGCGCGACGACGTGAAGGAGCGCCCGGGAGCGCACACGTTGCCCGCGTTTGGCGCCAGCGTGGTGTTCGAGAACGTGGGCTTTGCATACTCCGACGACGAGAGCCGCGACGTGCTGCGCGACGTGAACCTCAACGTCCGCAAGGGCGAGGTGGTGGCCCTGGTCGGCTCCAGCGGCGCCGGCAAGAGCACGCTGGTGCACCTGATCCCGCGCTTCTTCGACGTGAGCTCCGGGCGGCTGCTGATTGATGGACACGACGTGCGCGAGGTGACGCTGGCCTCGCTGCGCGCGCAGATCGGCATCGTGACCCAGGAAACGATCCTGTTCAACGACACGGTGCGCAACAACATCGCCTACGGGCAGCCGCATGTTTCCTCCGACGCGGTGCTGGCGGCCTCGCGCGCGGCGCTGGCGCACGACTTCATCACCGCGCTGCCGCAGGGCTATGACACGGTCATCGGCGAGCGCGGCGTGCGCCTCTCCGGTGGCGAGCGCCAGCGGCTGGCGATTGCGCGCGCGCTGCTGAAGAACGCGCCGATTCTGATTCTGGACGAAGCCACCTCGTCGCTCGATACCGAATCGGAGGCGCTGGTGCAGTCGGCGCTGCAGAACCTGATGGAGGGCCGTACCGTGTTCGTCATAGCGCACCGGCTCACGACAGTGCGCCGCGCCGATCGCATCGTGGTGCTCGAAGGCGGCACCATTGCCGACGTGGGCAGCCACGAAGACCTGCTCGCGCGCTTCGGCACGTATCGCAGGCTTTATGATTTGCAGTTCGTGGAGATGGATGCGCCGAAGAATGGCGACACACTCGGCGTACCCGCGCCGCCGATGAATGCGCCCGTCGGGGAAAGAAAACGCTGA
- the rapZ gene encoding RNase adapter RapZ — protein sequence MPARTARTHTAARSRKRARRATGKSPANGAGRRTELVVITGMSGSGKASVLKAFEDLGYYAVDNLPVELIPRFGELVRHSAEIDRAALVVDIREGTRLGRLPQYLQSLKKTLKTTVVFMEASDDALLRRFSETRRPHPLGRSGDTVRAALAAERKRLAPIRGVADVVIDTSRFNVHELRAHVLERFQREATDRNILVSCVSFGYKQGVPNDADLLFDVRFLPNPHFVPEFRPLTGRHPKVAKYIRSFPQTQEFISRISDLLVYLLPHYIREGKSYLTIGFGCTGGQHRSVMIAEEVARRLKKAGYNLKVVHRDSPKG from the coding sequence ATGCCTGCACGCACAGCTCGCACGCATACCGCGGCGCGTTCCCGAAAGCGCGCCCGGCGCGCCACCGGCAAATCGCCTGCCAACGGCGCCGGCCGGCGCACCGAGCTGGTGGTCATCACCGGCATGAGCGGCTCGGGCAAGGCCAGCGTCTTAAAAGCATTTGAAGACCTGGGCTACTACGCGGTAGACAATCTTCCCGTCGAGCTGATTCCACGCTTCGGCGAACTGGTGCGGCACTCGGCCGAGATTGACCGCGCCGCGCTGGTGGTGGACATCCGCGAGGGCACGCGCCTGGGGCGGCTGCCGCAATACCTGCAATCGCTGAAGAAGACGCTGAAGACCACGGTGGTCTTCATGGAAGCCTCCGACGATGCGCTGCTGCGCCGCTTCAGCGAGACGCGGCGTCCGCATCCGCTGGGGCGCTCGGGCGACACCGTGCGCGCGGCGCTGGCCGCCGAGCGCAAGCGCCTGGCGCCCATCCGCGGCGTGGCCGACGTGGTGATTGACACCTCGCGCTTCAACGTCCACGAGCTGCGCGCCCACGTGCTCGAACGCTTCCAGCGCGAGGCGACCGACCGGAACATCCTCGTCTCGTGCGTCAGCTTCGGCTACAAGCAGGGTGTTCCCAACGACGCCGACCTGCTGTTCGACGTGCGCTTCCTGCCCAACCCGCACTTTGTGCCGGAATTCCGCCCGCTGACCGGGCGGCATCCGAAAGTGGCCAAGTACATCCGCTCGTTTCCGCAGACGCAGGAGTTCATTTCGCGCATCTCCGACCTGCTGGTGTACCTGCTGCCGCACTACATCCGCGAGGGCAAGAGCTACCTGACGATCGGCTTCGGCTGCACTGGCGGACAGCACCGCTCAGTGATGATCGCCGAAGAAGTGGCCAGGCGGCTGAAGAAGGCGGGCTACAACCTGAAGGTCGTGCATCGCGATTCGCCGAAGGGGTGA